A DNA window from Aminiphilus circumscriptus DSM 16581 contains the following coding sequences:
- a CDS encoding transposase, with protein sequence MAKNATNGRYSKEFRHEAVNMIIEGGLTAYEASRQLSLPKSTLENWVRAYKAGKLSDIGGERRPLTQVEEELERVKRELAQVKQERDILRKP encoded by the coding sequence ATGGCAAAGAACGCAACGAACGGTCGCTATTCGAAAGAATTTCGGCATGAAGCCGTCAACATGATCATTGAAGGCGGCTTGACAGCATATGAAGCATCGCGTCAACTCTCCCTGCCCAAGTCGACCCTGGAAAACTGGGTGAGAGCGTACAAGGCCGGAAAACTTTCCGATATTGGCGGCGAGCGGCGGCCTCTCACTCAGGTTGAGGAGGAGCTTGAGCGCGTCAAACGAGAGCTTGCTCAAGTAAAACAGGAGCGCGATATCTTAAGGAAACCCTGA